The Salvelinus namaycush isolate Seneca chromosome 13, SaNama_1.0, whole genome shotgun sequence genome includes a region encoding these proteins:
- the LOC120058045 gene encoding microtubule-associated protein 2-like, whose amino-acid sequence MDMEKPGSESGCLSPDFTEPECPAFSSGDHAAPPLYPKTEMASPSPSPSPFLSNSQSQAKEPTKMSIPDEPKTVSEKQPSVEVLESSNLTTVAGSGFTTAGDKDQGQGVSSDSNKDKSGMSSYFETLALKADEGSKGAQAAEGYYELSTAGQEKSLERSSPTVPSPPEINYSMLAQTQSVEKKPDTKKSPMGYQKDTLPALDRSNECRLSPGKLALDQRSYSLNITIGSMDPSGQGLPRNFSPLATDIMSFTSGSLDESVNYLPVTTLSAEKVPPPFPPLILETAASVTSDSSSPPHNTGEIPGEKTSPQGSESPESPFPPKYYYKNGTVMAPDLPEMLDLAGTRSRLTSENNDLETMRRKSVPADAQGIGSDSLANLVLGDQNQSQSLAKSESQLEELGYCVFSEYSGPMPSPADLHSPIDSPPQRFTPMALEEKMAEEKLKIEARDKLAEDEKTNQLTVCDGSKEKEEAKQVGRKDSASEEKDNKEISHEKSAMEDQNDKPASALKSAESFVTPTVMVTLDEEGKAGNEGPETDAEMAAYERQIRRLEMEDRPLSMEEERELQELREKVKDKFLVHQEAYEEVDAEDVYQLTGVAKDRISRPARPSPASSVESTTEEEKVPVTDTEKPKQTGGQTTPPKVDVMATSPSVSGGGVSTTEEEKGKVSEEKLKKEQEQPGEKEEKVEKDIMKDKEEEEEEEEEDGEVLAGAGAAMDDVPEPRAAIESVVTVEDDFITVVQTIDEGEEPGHSVRFSAPPEPETPQALHEQEEEEEEESQEVEIMEAASLEEVGDVSEEVREKEVQASPEKEVQTETEGQTESYDRDETTMDDSILDSSWVDTQDVDDDKSMATEQIEPLRADRVPAPPVKKEKTPQQQKQEKQPVNPKAKGGRVKGREGHGSTPERKPIHKQPVYIPREDVKKKKAVIKKTELTKKAETQMRSSPSRKSVLKSTAVRHSRPAQAHPCARRKPTVGVPEGRRPLSVARQSGDRASSPPLTKIPTCKLRVATLLPPRLISSFSSHNKNNFLVEVELDRPRPSSCGPRDSPTLHRLIDVDGGSQSPKRSSLPRPASILSRRTHHHPHDQEESSTSITSSGSTAPRRPTCTQSMRSRSLCSGPTTPRTPGSTAITPGTPPSYSYSCRTPGTPRTPGTPRSLSLLQEKKVALLRTPPKSPATTPKQLRVLNQPLPDLKNVKSKIGSTDNINYQPKGGQIQILNKKLDFSHVQSKCGSKDNMKHSPRGGNVQIQTKKIDLSHVTSKCGSLDNIRHRPGGGNVRIESVKLDFKDKAQPKVGSLDNAHHTPGGGLIMIESHKLLFRDTAKARVDHGAEIIMTQSPVTGMSGTLSPHRHSHLSSSDSINLLESPQLATLADDVTAALTMQGL is encoded by the exons ATGGACATGGAGAAACCAGGCAGTGAGAGTGGATGCCTCAGCCCAGACTTCACTGAACCAGAGTGTCCAGCTTTCTCCAGCGGGGACCACGCAGCACCCCCCCTGTACCCCAAAACAGAAATGGCTTCTCCGTCCCCTTCTCCGTCCCCTTTCCTTTCTAACAGCCAGAGCCAAGCCAAAGAGCCTACCAAAATGTCTATACCGGATGAACCTAAAACAGTCTCAGAGAAGCAGCCGTCTGTGGAAGTTCTTGAGTCCAGTAACCTCACAACGGTTGCAGGGTCTGGATTCACTACAGCTGGAGACAAAGATCAAGGTCAAGGTGTCTCCTCTGACTCTAACAAAGACAAATCTGGCATGTCGTCTTATTTCGAGACTTTGGCCCTGAAGGCAGATGAGGGATCCAAGGGGGCTCAAGCAGCAGAAGGTTATTATGAACTGAGCACCGCAGGTCAAGAGAAGAGCTTAGAGAGAAGCTCCCCAACAGTTCCGTCACCCCCTGAGATCAACTACAGCATGTTGGCACAAACACAGTCAGTGGAGAAGAAGCCGGACACCAAAAAGAGTCCGATGGGATATCAAAAGGATACCTTACCGGCCCTGGACAGGAGTAACGAATGTAGGCTTTCCCCCGGGAAGTTGGCCCTGGATCAGAGAAGCTACTCTCTCAACATTACGATTGGATCGATGGATCCCAGCGGCCAGGGCCTACCTAGGAACTTCTCTCCATTGGCCACGGACATCATGTCTTTTACCAGTGGCAGTCTGGATGAGTCTGTCAACTATCTCCCAGTTACCACCCTGTCTGCGGAGAAGGTGCCCCCGCCTTTCCCTCCCCTGATCCTGGAGACTGCCGCCTCAGTCACGTCTGACTCCTCGTCTCCTCCCCACAACACAGGAGAGATCCCCGGCGAAAAGACCAGCCCCCAGGGGTCAGAGTCCCCAGAGTCTCCCTTTCCACCCAAATACTACTACAAAAATGGGACAGTCATGGCTCCTGACCTACCTGAGATGCTGGACCTTGCAGGCACCAGGTCTAGACTAACTTCTGAGAACAATGACCTAGAGACCATGAGGAGGAAGTCTGTCCCTGCAGACGCCCAAGGCATTGGGAGCGACTCCCTGGCCAACCTGGTCCTGGGGGACCAGAATCAGAGCCAGAGTCTTGCCAAGAGTGAGAGCCAGCTGGAGGAGTTGGGTTACTGTGTGTTCAGTGAGTACTCAGGGCCCATGCCTTCCCCTGCTGACCTCCATAGTCCAATTGACTCCCCGCCCCAGCGCTTCACCCCTATGGCTCTGGAGGAAAAGATGGCAGAGGAAAAACTGAAGATCGAAGCTAGAGACAAACTAGCCGAAGACGAGAAGACAAATCAGTTAACTGTGTGTGACGGTTCCAAAGAAAAGGAAGAAGCTAAACAAGTGGGACGGAAAGATTCTGCTTCAGAGGAAAAAGACAACAAAGAGATCAGCCATGAAAAATCTGCCATGGAGGACCAAAACGACAAACCGGCTTCAGCTCTGAAGTCAGCAGAGTCCTTTGTGACTCCTACAGTGATGGTCACCCTGGATGAGGAGGGAAAGGCAGGGAACGAGGGACCAGAGACAGATGCTGAGATGGCTGCCTACGAGAGGCAGATCCGCCGGCTGGAGATGGAGGACAGGCCCCTGAGCATGGAGGAGGAGCGAGAGCTGCAGGAGTTAAGGGAGAAGGTGAAGGACAAGTTCTTGGTGCACCAGGAGGCATACGAGGAGGTGGATGCCGAAGACGTCTACCAACTGACTGGGGTTGCCAAGGACCGGATCAGCAGGCCCGCAAGGCCCTCCCCGGCCTCCTCCGTGGAGAGCACCACAGAAGAAGAGAAGGTTCCAGTTACGGACACCGAGAAACCTAAACAGACGGGAGGTCAGACAACGCCTCCGAAGGTTGACGTCATGGCGACATCTCCGTCTGTGTCAGGTGGTGGTGTGAGCACCACAGAAGAAGAGAAGGGGAAAGTTAGCGAAGAGAAGCTGAAGAAGGAGCAGGAGCAG cctggagagaaagaagagaaggtTGAGAAGGATATAATGAAAGAcaaggaggaagaagaagaagaagaagaggaagatggtGAAGTTCTGGCAGGGGCAGGAGCAGCGATGGATGACGTTCCAGAACCCAGAGCTGCCATAGAGTCAGTGGTGACTGTGGAAGATGACTTTATCACTGTAGTCCAGACCATCGACGAGGGCGAGGAGCCAGGACACAGCGTGCGTTTCTCTGCTCCGCCTGAGCCTGAGACACCACAGGCTCTCCAcgagcaggaggaagaggaggaggaggagtcccAGGAGGTGGAGATCATGGAGGCAGCTAGTCTTGAGGAGGTGGGGGATGTCTCAGAGGAGGTCCGTGAGAAGGAGGTGCAGGCCTCCCCAGAGAAGGAGGTGCAGACAGAGAccgagggacagacagagagctacGACAGAGATGAGACCACCATGGACGACTCAATCCTAGACAGCTCTTGGGTCGACACTCAAG ATGTGGATGATGACAAGAGCATGGCTACAGAGCAGATCGAGCCCCTGAGAGCCGACCGGGTCCCAGCCCCACCAGTCAAGAAGGAGAAGACTCCCCAACAGCAGAAGCAGGAGAAGCAGCCAGTGAATCCCAAGGCTAAAGGGGGACGGGTGAAAGGGCGCGAGGGGCACGGCTCCACACCAGAACGTAAACCCATTCACAAGCAGCCGGTCTATATCCCCAGGGAGGACGTCAAGAAGAAGAAAG CCGTGATTAAGAAGACTGAGCTGACCAAGAAAGCTGAGACTCAGATGCGCTCCTCTCCGTCTCGGAAGAGTGTGTTAAAGTCTACTGCGGTCCGACACTCGCGTCCTGCCCAGGCCCACCCCTGTGCTAGGAGGAAACCTACAG TGGGTGTACCAGAGGGTCGTCGGCCCCTCAGTGTTGCTAGACAGTCTGGGGACAGAGCCTCA TCGCCACCACTGACAAAGATCCCCACCTGTAAATTGCGAGTGGCCACCCTCCTGCCCCCTCGCCttatctcctctttctcctcccacaATAAAAATAACTTCCTGGTGGAGGTGGAGCTTGATAGGCCCCGTCCCTCCTCCTGCGGGCCTCGTGACTCCCCAACACTACACAGACTGATAGACGTG GATGGTGGTTCTCAGAGCCCAAAGAGGTCATCCCTGCCGCGGCCTGCCTCTATCCTGAGCCGGCGTACCCACCACCACCCACACGACCAGGAGGAGAGCTCCACCTCAATCACCAGCTCCGGCTCCACCGCACCCCGCAGACCTACGT GCACACAGTCGATGCGTTCCCGCTCGCTGTGCAGCGGCCCCACCACACCCCGCACCCCAGGGTCCACAGCCATCACCCCTGGAACCCCTCCCAGCTACAGCTACTCCTGCCGCACACCCGGGACCCCTCGCACCCCCGGCACACCACGTTCACTCAGCCTGCTGCAGGAGAAGAAG GTGGCTCTGCTCCGCACCCCTCCCAAGTCCCCCGCCACCACCCCCAAACAGCTCCGCGTCCTCAACCAGCCCCTGCCAGACCTCAAGAACGTCAAGTCTAAGATCGGCTCCACAGACAACATCAATTACCAGCCCAAGGGGGGACAG ATTCAGATTTTAAACAAGAAGCTGGACTTCAGTCACGTACAGTCAAAATGTGGATCCAAGGATAACATGAAGCATTCTCCTCGTGGAGGCAAT GTGCAGATACAGACCAAGAAGATTGACCTGAGTCATGTGACCTCCAAGTGTGGATCCTTGGACAACATTCGCCACCGGCCAG